The following nucleotide sequence is from Salvia miltiorrhiza cultivar Shanhuang (shh) chromosome 7, IMPLAD_Smil_shh, whole genome shotgun sequence.
gagctaatgaaaCATTATTGATGATGAAGTTGTAAGATTTAAAGAGTTTTGAGATTAGATTTTTCCCCCTGGAAAAAGTTAGGGTCTCCTTAGTTTAATTTACATTACAGAGTTTATAAGTTCCTAGCACCTTGTTTCGAGAGTAAATTAGATTTTGAAGTTAACTTTTTATAGATCAATGCATAATTAATTGAAAATCActagatttaatattttttaagaaCTTGACTTAACGTTAAAAGGAGATGaaaattgttaaaatattaaatgtcTGATCGGACTCGTTGACATTGCTGAATTTAAACCGAGCACTCTTATAATTCTTTGCTAGtctttaacttatttttttgttattcgTTGTCATTTATTTACCTTTCTTCCTTTAATCTTATGCAGATGACAAAAGGGGAAAGGTGAATTTCTGAGTGATACCTTGTCTGTTATTATTAAATAGTCAGTTTATATAAAGTTCAATTTTGCTGATTGTCATGTTGCGACACTATCCAGAACCCCACCACCACAGTCAAGAACCTCACCACCACAGTCCAGAACCTCACCGCCACAGTCCAGAACCTCACCGCCACGCTCAAGTCGCAGGTCACGCTCTTTATCCAGGTCCAGGAGAAGTCGTTCTAGGTATGGATTCCTGAAGTTTTATCGTGGTTTGATCAACTTGTGATGCTGAGATGGTGCTTATGAATATGGATAAGCTCATATGACATGGTATTGTACTGAAAAGTTATCATAAACAAAATATAGTGGCATGAAAGGAGAAGTCCAATGGATTTTTTGGAAACAGTGAATTCTCGTTCTTCCCTTTCTCTCCCTTCAGTAAACATCATGCACATGATGCGCGACTTTGGTGCCTGTAAATATGGACTAACCACAAATTATGTATCCTTcgaagatttttatttttgtttatgcCTTCTTGCTAGTAATGTTTACCCTAGATAATTTGGAGATGTAAGGTTAAATACTTCAGAATATATCCATCCTATCACCTGGTGTACACACATGTAGATCTGTTGATTTGATTATCTGACCTTATTTGCTGCTCTATAATTACAAACTCTCAGGAGCCGTGATTCTGAGGATGCTATTAATCCTGGCAACAATCTTTATGTCACCGGTCTTTCTACAAGGGTTACTGAAAGTGAACTTGAAAAGTATTTCAATCGTGAAGGAAAGGTATGCTTCTTTATGTATCTTATGAAATCAAACATCGCATAAGCTCATTATAGTGATGGATAATGGTATATGTACAGACTGAATATGGATTCTTCttatcaaagaaaaatttgCAGCTCTCTATTTTGAATTCGGTTGTGGTTAAACCATGAGGACTAAACAAATCCCTAAACAAAAGTAACATTGTCCTGAAATGTTGCTGAGGCAAAAAGAAACCATAGTTAGCCTGTGTGTTTTAGTTAATTGGGTACCCTAAATCAACTGATTTCATATGAGAGCTGCACAAGAGTTCACAGGGAAAGGGTTTCTTGGTATTTCTCCTTGTTCTTGTTAGTACATTCTACAAAGTAGTAATGTGTACAGTATTTATATCAAAAGCTCTATATTTGATGATTGCAGGCAAATCAGCGAACTTCTTAACGTACAGGGTAATGATCTTTGTATCCCGTTGAGTAATTTTGTCTTTATTCTTGTTAATGTTAGGTTGTTGAATGCCATTTGGTCAGAGACCCTCATAGTAAGGAGTCCCGTGGTTTTGGGTTTGTTACTATGGAGACCACCAAAGATGCGGAGCATTGTGTTCAGAACCTGAACCGATCTGTTATGGAAGGCCGATTGATTACTGTTGAAAAGGTATTGCTCTTCACAGTTTTCTATTTTTCTATAGAAGCTTTATGTTGGTCCACAACTAATATATCGTACTAACACAACTTATCTTCAGAATGTTGCCTGCTAATGTTTGGCAGCAGGCCTGGTCTGTGTATCTCCATCGAATTCAAACTCTTAAGATATATTAACAGTTGAAACATGCGCTCTGCACCGACACCTGAACTCCTAGTACCAACCTGATATTGTTGAGAGGGTCGCATGACTTTGATTACGTATTATTCAATTGTTTCTGCTTCAGAGTTATTCCTTATGTTTTGGCACTGCTTGCCATGGTCATGGTGAAGGTGTGTGTCTTActtaaagaaaattttatttcaagagGCACTGATGCAGAGAATTTTATGTgttattttcaatttcaatttctggTTTGTGGTTCATGGTCATGTCAATTAGTATTCTCGCTACAGGTTAACCAACAGTTTTGTTGATTAGATTTTGTGgatagcaaaaaaaaattgttttgccCTTATCCCTCGTCAAGTTTATTTCCTAGATCTTAATTACGCTGTACTCTACAGTAGCATGTAAGATCGGCATCTGCAACTCCTGCACGTGAAGTTAATTCCCCACTGTCTTTCTGCATGCAGGCTAAAAGGAAACGAGGGAGAACTCCAACTCCTGGACAATATGAAGGTCTTAAAGATAAAAGAGGTACGCTGCATTTTGTTGTTCTCCAATCTCTGGAAAAACAATTACTAACAAGTAGCAAATGAAATTTCCAAATCGTCCAAGAAAGTTTCACTACTTGAGCCCCATATAAACCAGTAGCTGTTTGCTTTGAATTTGATGTGCTGACTATGCAATCAAATGCATGAttgaaaaaagataaaaagGCAAAATATAAAGAAGTAAGTAATAATGTTGCATGACGTCTTTCAGTAAATGTTCTTACGCGTGGCAAAGATATGTTGCAATAATAGTTAATAATCTCCTGCACATTTGTTGTGATTATTTTAACTAAATTGAGTTTCACACGTAACTAGAATTGGGATAACTAGAAAATTAACTTTCTAATTCACTAAAAAAAGAATGATCCCTCGTAAAATCAAGAATCTGAATTTCTATATCAAAATAGATAGAATAATTGTCTCCATTACTATCCGTACAAGGCTTTTTACTTGAACGACATCCTCGTTCTTCTATCTTTGTGAACCATTACTGATTACTGTCCTGCATTTGCATTCTTGGAAACAGTCTTTCAATCCCCTCTTTCTTCTATATTTATGCACAGGAAGCAGTTGGAACAGGCGAAGATCTCGTAGTTACTCACCACGGAGGAGACACGACAGAGATTCTGATCCCCGGGAACGGCAAGGGCGACGGTCCTCCACTTACGGTAGGAGGGCAGGTGATGATAGTAGCCACCGTAGGAGGCATGGGGAGCGTTCCTAGTTCCTCTAGTGTCTTTGCGAATTAAAACGAACATGTTCTTCATTTACATTACGCCCACTAACCTTGAAGTGGATTATGAATTTGGTAATTGTATGGAAACATTTTAAATACTTTCTTAACCTTTCTTTCTCTACTCGTTTATTTCTGGGTGGCACTTTATTGGGTTTGATAAGTGATGAATTTGGCTATTGTTTTGCAATGCATGACAATAGTTAATagttaaataaaagtaaatgcaTTCCCAACTAAAATTAGAagggaaaaaaatattatgacaataattaaaatacgattttattgagagaaaaaaaagaaaaaacaacctAACTAAACCCTTGAATGCACAACGAAAACATAATAAGGGCCGAGCCTCTTTAAAACCTTGTTACGAAAAATGCCGTAGGAAAAATCGtaacaaggaaaaagagtactcgtctaagagaaaaaatattaagaCAATAGTTATAGTTAAATAAAAGTAAAGGCATTCCTAaccaaaattagaaaaaaaatatattatagtagaaaatatttatgttttcccTTCTCACTTGATTTATACTTATTTTTGGATCGTCTCATTTAACTTGGTCTAATCCATTTTAAGTAAAAATTAAGTTATCAATTTACACAAACAAATCGgtcataatattttataatgTCGAAAAGAATTAGGTCAAGTGaggtgagacggatggagtatatagtaataaaaaaaagcTAAGTATCTAAATATGAGCCTAAAATATTATACGGTTTAAAagttaatatttataattgtaTTACGAAAAGTATAttatattaagaaaataaattattaatcaattttcataaaaatgttgTGATTCATTTGCCAATTATCACTAGTAAAATATGGAatttgttataaactagagagaagcgagagaatagagaagagaatatgtattgagcgtattcaatatgagggccaaaggcctctatttatacaagtaggaagctagggttttagggagatttcttggtcaacacacataagatatatcttatagatatatttacaacacttccccttgattgaccaatccctaaaacaaaagttgttgcctcattaaaaccttgctaggaaaacccaatgggacaaaacctagtcgaaggaaaaagagtacaactgcttcccctgaacttgaaATCATAGAAGATCTTTGAGTCGACGTATGCCGATCTCATGTACCAACTTCTaaatgtcgatgttggtaatgccttggtgaataagttcgccagattatcacttgagcgaatttgttgaacgtcgatatcgccattcttttgaaggtcgtgtgtgtagaagagcttgggagaaatatgcttcgtccgatcgcctttgatgtatccttccttgagttgcgcgatgcaaacaatattgtcttcatataaaacagttggtttgatctttgatgaagctaacccgcacatttctcaaccatacacattctcgacttgtttcgtggattgcaatgatttcagaatgatttgaggatgttgccgTCAAGGTTTGCTTCACATATTTTcatgatatagcagttccaccacatgtgaaaacGTATTTAatttgtgacttagcttcatgcggatcggataaaaatcctgcatccgagtaccccactagagtattatcagatttttattgataatataattcaaggtcaatggtaccctttagataatgtagaatgtgcttaacaccattccaatgtctcaaagtgggtgcagcgctaaatcttgctagaagattgacagaaaaagctatatctggtctagtattattagccatataagtcaacgctccaattgcacttagatatggtacttcaggaccaagtattgtttcaccctcttcaattggtcgaaatggatatTTCTTAGTATCAATAGATCTAAttaacgaccattggtgatgctaatgaaTGTGCATTATCCATGTAAAAACGTTGTAACACTTTTTCTgaatatgtggattgatggataaacgttcctccacggatacattccatttgcaaaccaagacaaaactttgtctttcccaaatctttcatctcaaattctttcttcaaatattcagcagttttattgagctccccaggagtcccaattaaatttaaatcatcaacataaactgctatgattgcaaatccactttcggttttcttaatgaaaacacaagggcatATATCATTattcttgtatccttctttcaaaagatactcgctcagtctattgtaccacatacgactatactgtttcaacccatacaacgatttttgcagtttaattgaatacatgcttttgggttttgactgcaATCCTTTAGGCATTTGTTAAATCCTTcaggaattttcatatatatgtcattatataatgacccatatagataagcagttactacatccataaggcgcatatcaagcctttgtgacacagccagactaatcaaaatCTGGAAGTAATAGCGTTCATTACGGGAGAGTATATTttctcataatcaattcctggtttttgcgagaaaccttgtgctacgagttttgctctatatctcgtaacttcatttttctcggtTCTCTTTTTAATAACGATCCACCTGTATTCAACAtggattttagattccggagttaGAGCTGCATATTCAAATACATTCCGattatcacaggaatttaattctctttctatagcttcttttcactttggccaatcaagtctctgtttgcattCTGCAATAGATTTTAGTTgaggatcctcatttaaaacatgaagagctatatgaaaggcaaatatatcatcaacaatgatattttctctctctagtatctgatgtaaataatttattgagatctcatgattttcagatacttgtaattctttaGGAATTACATCGCTTTCATTGGTTGATTAGtcattttcgtcattgtttggtttccatcttgcccctttctttttctaagcatagaatctttggaaccaactggtcgaccacaTTTTTGACGAATTTTAGACTCATTTGTTGCCAAATTTATTTGTCCTTCAAGGATATCAATTTTagctggagtatttgcagcatatatgtgagattgtgtcacttttcttgtatctacaaaagcatcagaaatttgatttgcaatcttttgcaaatgaatgatctttttGATTTCTTattcacattgatttgttctagaatcaaaatgtgataagtttttctcattccaAGAGAGTTCCTTAtgcttttctggatgtagatttgTTACTCataatgttggaaatgtcatttcgtCAAAATGACAATCTGCGAATCttgcagtaaataaatcacctgttaaaggttctatataccttataaccgaaggtgaatcaaatccaacatatatcccaagtctttGTTGGGAacccatttttgttcgttgtggggtgcaattgggacttgaaccgtgcaaccaaaagttcgtaaTTGAGAAACATCAAGTTCTCGGCCAaaaataatttgcattggggAATATTCATGATTGGCTTATGTCCTTAGTCGAACTAATattgcagcatgtaatatggcatgacccaAAACAAtagttgggagttttgatttcataagtaatggtctagcaataatttgaagacgtttaatCAATGATTCtgctaaaccattttgagtatggacacaagctactggatgttcaatctcaatttcAATAGCCATACAAATAGTTTTCAAAATGCTTGAGACGTAAACTCACTAgtgatttgagcaagtagtctagcaaatgttgcatttctagtagaaagcaagcatacatgtgaccatctaGAAAAAGTATCAATCAATACCATAAAGtatcgaaaaggtccacaaggtggatgtataagtccacaaatgtctccttgaattctttcttagaaagatggagattcagtattatccttcgtatatgaaggtctaatgactaacttgccttgcgcacaagcatcacatggGAATTCATTTGTAGAAAGAACCTTTTGATTCttatgttgtgcccatatgaattattgattattcagCGCATCATAGTTGCTCCATgatgtccaaacctatcatgccaaagcttaaagcttttgTGTCATTGAACTTCAcgttcatgacatggtttgtctcaattgcttttatgaatgtataatacattccagaaggtagtgatgctaatttttcttttgtcagcttatagcctgaaacaaaagaatttatgcaaaGATATTCATTTCTACCTTCCACATAATTGTctcgatgtggtatccattattaCGGATATCtttgaaacttagtaagttcATTTTAAACTTACTAGAGTACAGGGCATTTttaatatctaatttagtatcatttggcaaaatgatacaagctcttccggagccttcaatgatgtttgatgcacctgatattgtgttaacATTACTCTCATCTAATGTCAACTTAGGGAAATACTACTTCTTCTTTTAAAGAATAATATGTGTAGTTATTTCaccaagacaaatatcacaagatttcatatgatgttagtgtttagatgttcatgccttgttaaaaacctctccgcaAAAACCTTATaggaaaaattcggtagaggaaaagaatacaagacatatatatttactcatatattacactagttgcctcgttaaaaaccttaactaagaaaacctcgtaggaaaaaacttagtaagggaaaaagagtacaaccattcgCCCTTTAGGGCCATTTGACCTtcaaggtctaattttcaagagcatgtaatatgaATTGCTCTTGAAGAATATATAATATTCTTCATGGAATattgattgtgctacattgggagcaacaatatgaatcaaatagataaagattcaaggatatgttatccagatatttaatttatttgctcttaaagcatgtaatattcttcaggaatattacttgtgctactttaatagcatcaatttaagatcttgaatgtaatattatGTAGGAATACTATTTGTGCTCAAGGTCTAATTTTCGAGAGCATGTAATATGAATTGTTCTTCAAAAGCATATAATATTCTTTATGAATATTgcttgtgctactttaatagcatcaatttaagattttgaatgtaatattcttcaggaatactacttgtgctactttaatagcatcaattaattttcaagattatttcaaaaaaatagacTATATATAACATATCAAATCTCGAAATAAGAGCACAAAAATCACAGAATTTAACATGAAAGTTGATAACAATAAATTTCACAATAAAcaaattgatttaatttattttaatgaatatcAATTCGTCATATTAGAAGGAATATCAAATTTTCATGTACTAAACCTTATCAATtcttgacaaaaaaaaaacatatataatatatgaatcaTGATGATAGAAATATGAATTGTAACAGAAGACCGTAAtccatatatatgaaaattgaaaACAATTAAAAGCAATTCGATGgcaatcgatttttttttttttttggattaaataTTGAAGCAATTGACTATCAAAGTAATTGATTCAAGGGATAAAAGCAATTAATGGCATAACATATTGAAgcatggatttaatttagaacaAATAGTAAACAAACATATAGATTGATTCTATATTTCATGACAGATCTAAATTATCTAATGAATATACATGCGCTTAAAGAAATAGAGCCAACTATCATATAGATGAATGAGTTTTAACTTAATCTTATACAAAAAATTACAATCATTTGAATTGCAAATATTGAAAGCAAGTTAAGTGATCGAACAAATATATAAGTCAAATGAATCTATATGTTAGAATCAATCTCATAAAAAGAACGAATATAATATATCAGTGCATATTGCAACACAATTAAAGACAAGATCGAAAACATATTAAATTAGAGAAAAGGGTAAAATTGCGTCAACTGAAGTTGAGATTAATAATTATAACTCAGATTGTAGGTACTCCCCGGTAATacattcaaataaaaactaaCCTTAAAAATCATTCATAATATGACAATATCGTGAAATCAAATAGAGATAAAGTTATTTAATTAACTACACTCTTATATGATTCACATAAAATCGACACATATTGATGGCacaaaaattaaagtaaaacTACCTTTCTATGATCGAAGGGAGACGAGAGAAGTAGAactatcgtgctgataacgtgttataaactagagagaagcgagagaatagagaagagaatatgtattgagcgtattcaatatgagggccaaaggcctctatttatacaagtaggaagctagggttttagggagatttcttggtcaacacacataagatatatcttatagatatatttacaacagaATTGATTTTTTGGAGGGATGGGGCGATAGCGACAGGGAGTGAGAGTAATTAATTTCACACCAACTAGTTTTATTTTGCCCATTTTCATATGTCCCAGTTTTATTTGAAGAAACGTTACGAATTTTGTTATGGGATTTTTTGAGTGGTGCGTTTCTTGTGCGTAAATTAGAGCAAGAATCCCGAAATTGCCCCCTACATTGGTATTTTGGGTGAAAGGTTAGGGTGACTGCTTTAGATTTGCTCAGATTTTCCAAATCTTTGGGGCCCCACTCCCACAAGCTAGCATTGTTTATGTAATTACACATTTGCATAGAAGTTTCCCTTTGAGGATCAATGCCAAAATGTTCGAGTTCAAATATCCGACGTGTGTGATGTGTGATatattgaattttgaatttgagaTATGATAAAAGGAagagaatatttttttactaattCAAAGCATAATACATGCATTTCAAAATCCTAAGGACCGAATAATGAAGCAGGGAAATGCAACTTTTTGGGAGTACAAGTACTCattatgaaatattttaatacataatatacataatactattaaaaaaaaaagattttggGGTACAATTGTACCCCCACCGCCTTACTCTCCGTCCGCCCCTGTTGTGTATACACTCCCTATGTGTACGAAACAACTTCTTAAACATAGGGGATACAGATTAATTGTATATTTGGTAAGTGAAAAATAGAttctataattaaaaaatagttataattaatgGGATTATTTTCAAAAGTGATGGGTCCATTAGTGAAAATGTGTATACATATATGAGAATTGTAACGGTGATAGATTGATTGTTAGTGAAATTATTTCTAAAGATGAATTAGGAATATGTTTTGTGAACAGTGAGAGTATTATGGAGGTATTTTActaagcttataagttcttggagcttataagatgttcaacagattataagatgtagtttcatAAGcttatgttttatgattttagGTGTAATTAGATAATGTTAAATCCACATCAGTGTTatgtgtaaaaataaatttacatcAGTGCCGCACCAATTTTATGGTAAATatgagatttttttattttaaaaaaataattttttcaaagtttgtgGGCAAAACGTATTTTGACCAAAATTTGTGATGTTATGTGTATTTAATCCTTAAAATAACAATACCATAAAAAGAAATCCTTAAAATAACAATGATCAcataaataataattgtaatTTCGATCGATTTGCACATTTTGAATATGATCAATAACTCTAAGTTTTAGTATAGTTAGTCACTAATGGAGTGGCGAAAATTGTTTAGTGTTTTAATTTTAGACCTATCTTAAGATGAATCTTGTTGTCGTAAGTATTTGGTATGAGAATCACcctaaacataaaaaaaaaatagtgagtTGGGTtagtattgttttatttttggtttagtGAAATTGGGCCCATTAAAtgactttttctttttcttttttttgagaaaGGGATAAATGACAAAAAGTAAGTGTTGGATTTCTAATAAAGATATATTTCTCCATTCCCACTTCAATTAATTAGTTCTTTTTAGCacgattattttaaaaaataaaatttataatgtAAAAATGTGTGAGCTCATATTTATTATAgtgaaaattaattattcaaaaaaaaaatagaccaAGTTAAATGGAACAATTCAAAAAGAATATAGATCAAGTTAAGTAGAACGGTGAGAATAtgtcataaaataaaaacacaaaatttattGTGGATGAATTAAAATGACAAATAAACCACATTTTTTGGATTGAGAAGTGAAGGAGTTGGGACTCGTATCATTGATACTTAGAATGCGTTTACtttagttgtaaaattttccctggaaaatgatggataagaaaagatggaaaaatattatcatttcCTCATTTTATCAcatgtttactagagatgaaaagatgaaaatgttgaaaatattttcacactccTACCTTAGGATAATACTCCATTATCCAACATTGAAtgaaaaatgagtgaaaagctGTTGtccgagaaaatatttcatcatGTTCGAAGAAATTTTTTCaccatactccctccgtcccactccaaatgtcccattttctattttgggttgtcccactccaaatgtctcatttccttttttgacaatacactctctctctctatttaatatttaaataatttccaccaacccactttatctactttattcacatttcttaattttcgtgccgaaaagaaaggagacatttagAGCGGGACGGGGGAgtaataaacatgtgaaaatatattgttttctcgtttttcatcaaagtaaatgcagcCTTATAAAACTAGATCGATGCATAAGAACAAGAGGCACCAGTGGTCTAGTGGTAGAATAGTACCCTGCCACGGTACAGACCCGGGTTCGATTCCCGGCTGGTGCAATGCGGTTGCTGTGATGATTTACTCTCTGTGGTATTTGGGTTTACCCACTGTTTCTCAAAAATTGAGATGATTTCCGAGTGTATCTGAGCCCCTCACTTGtcttattcttttatttttactgTTTCTCACATATTGATGAGAtgattattctttattttttattttcagagTGTATCTGAgccacttttctttttcttttatttttcattttccaaGTGGGTAAACTAAATATCTGCATTtactttaaaaaataagaatttattaaaagttttataatttatatgcaattaactctTTATTACATGCTCCATTTTTTTACTTCTACAagaaaacataaaacttaattgggatatctttgtttttttttttgttgggatttctttgttttcttatttttcattttccaaGATGAAAATTTCTAAATATCTTAGGGTGgatttacttaaaaaaaaaaagaatttactaaaagttcaataatttatacgTAATTAACTCTTTATTATATGCTCCATTTATTTACTTCTACAagaaaacataaaacttaattggGATATCTTTGTTGCCTTTTGGTCTTTGGTTCTTCTTATGTGTGTTTGTGTATGACGATGAAGCGAATGTTGTTGATAAGGTTGGGAGTTCGCCACTCAAAAAGGTAGAGTGTGagcatattttttcttttctcgagtaataataatttaaaaaatatatatattgtgtttgTGTATTGTTTAGATAGAGATAAATAACATCAACTAATATACTACATATTTTGACGAATGAATTATTTGAGCGTGTATTTATACTCtatattacaaaaaattaagatttcaatttgaaatggatttcaaaattgagtgacaattttgtagttatactaaaatcgaaggtttatttgtaaactatatttttccctttttattttctttatctacttatttttgttttatttcttactaattataaaatatttaatattcatatcaaattaaagatcatgacaagttCTTTGCCGCATAATTTTTTAGTCCTTAAGTTCTTAATTTCATATTGTAATCTTATACGTTTCATATAAGTGTGAATGTGCAAGAAACATTCTTAGATATTGATAG
It contains:
- the LOC130994946 gene encoding serine/arginine-rich splicing factor SR45a-like isoform X1 is translated as MTKGERTPPPQSRTSPPQSRTSPPQSRTSPPRSSRRSRSLSRSRRSRSRSRDSEDAINPGNNLYVTGLSTRVTESELEKYFNREGKVVECHLVRDPHSKESRGFGFVTMETTKDAEHCVQNLNRSVMEGRLITVEKAKRKRGRTPTPGQYEGLKDKRGSSWNRRRSRSYSPRRRHDRDSDPRERQGRRSSTYGRRAGDDSSHRRRHGERS
- the LOC130994946 gene encoding serine/arginine-rich splicing factor SR45a-like isoform X2 encodes the protein MTKGERTSPPQSRTSPPQSRTSPPRSSRRSRSLSRSRRSRSRSRDSEDAINPGNNLYVTGLSTRVTESELEKYFNREGKVVECHLVRDPHSKESRGFGFVTMETTKDAEHCVQNLNRSVMEGRLITVEKAKRKRGRTPTPGQYEGLKDKRGSSWNRRRSRSYSPRRRHDRDSDPRERQGRRSSTYGRRAGDDSSHRRRHGERS